The following nucleotide sequence is from Dialister pneumosintes.
ATATCTTCTGCCGGAGTCGGGAGGAAGAGAATATCATTCAAGTCGCACTTTTCAGGAATAATACCATTTCCACGGAGGAAGTTAGCCAAGATGGTTCCCGGAATACCGAAATCATCATAAGTACCGTCTTCCTTAATTCCACAGGTTACAAACTGAAGCTTCATTGGGTCAACGAAGTACTGACCTTCAGCATAGCCTTCGAATCCATGCCACTTAGCACCCGGTTCAAATGCCCAGTATGCCATATCTGTAGCCATCTTTTCAGTGTCGCCATCTTCCCACTTCTTGCCATGAACCATCGGCGGTACGAGTGGACGGAGGTAGTGACAAGTACGCATAACTTTCTTACGTACTTCAATAGAGTCCTTAACGCACTGCGCCCAGAGATAACGACCAGCTTCACCATCTTGCATCTTAGCGTTTACGTCAAGTGCTGCAAAGAGTGGATAGAATGGAGATGTAGATGCATGCATCATGAATGCGTTATTAACTACCTTGTGGTGTACATAACGATCCTGTCCCTTAATATGTTTATCCTTCTTATGAACCTGAGATGTCATAGAGAAGCCTGCTTGCTGCTTATGAACAGACTGGGTTACGAAAATTCCCGGATCATTTGGACCAAGATCAAGGAGTAATGGACTGCAATCCTTCATCATTGGAATGAACTGTTCATAACCAACCCATGCAGAGTCAAAGAAAATATAGTCGCAAAGGTGACCAATCTTATCTACTACCTGACGTGCATTATAGATACAGCCGTCATAAGTGCCGAGCTGAATAACTGCCAAACGAATTGGTCTTTCAGCTTTAGCCTTAACCGGATCACGTTCTGCAATCAATTTACGAATGTAGTCTTCATCGAAACAGTGTGCCAAGATACCACCGATGGAACCGTAAGAGTTACGGGATGTTTCGAGGTAAACCGGAATACCACCCTGCTGAACGAGTGCACCGTGTGCGTTGGACTTATGGTTATTGCGGTCATAGAGAACAATATCTCCAGGAGCAACAACTGCATTAAGAACAACCTTATTAGAGGAAGAAGTACCATTCAATACGAAGTAAGTCTTGTCTGCATTGTATACCTTAGCAGCATGTTGCTGAGCAGCTAAAGCAGGCCCCTGGTGAATTAACAAGTCGCCCAATGCAACGTCAGCGTTACAAAGGTCAGCTCTGAAAATATTTTCACCGAAGAAATCATAGAATGCACGA
It contains:
- the speC gene encoding ornithine decarboxylase, whose translation is MKHFKLAYSDKAYSVLNPITEREIVGLNDTDFTDVAAIVITDADTAILDEEAKIAAFGIPVFLVLVEGTSVCDEVLKKVFRVMDLREVNRGLYERQIESAAAKYESDMLPPFFKGLATYVEQGYAQFDCPGHQGGAYFAKHPAGRAFYDFFGENIFRADLCNADVALGDLLIHQGPALAAQQHAAKVYNADKTYFVLNGTSSSNKVVLNAVVAPGDIVLYDRNNHKSNAHGALVQQGGIPVYLETSRNSYGSIGGILAHCFDEDYIRKLIAERDPVKAKAERPIRLAVIQLGTYDGCIYNARQVVDKIGHLCDYIFFDSAWVGYEQFIPMMKDCSPLLLDLGPNDPGIFVTQSVHKQQAGFSMTSQVHKKDKHIKGQDRYVHHKVVNNAFMMHASTSPFYPLFAALDVNAKMQDGEAGRYLWAQCVKDSIEVRKKVMRTCHYLRPLVPPMVHGKKWEDGDTEKMATDMAYWAFEPGAKWHGFEGYAEGQYFVDPMKLQFVTCGIKEDGTYDDFGIPGTILANFLRGNGIIPEKCDLNDILFLPTPAEDMTKYDDLVAKFIKFEKLVDEDAPMSEVLPNIYYANEDIYAGWTIRQLCQYMHDFYKGHETSTIMKRLFLRDYLPEYVMNPHDANMELIARHCELVPLDQIEGRVALEGALPYPPGLLCIQPGERWAPTVTKYFQILTDGINKMPGFEPEIQGVYIEEGENGLKQAYGYVLKKEFDPAFK